The Penaeus chinensis breed Huanghai No. 1 chromosome 6, ASM1920278v2, whole genome shotgun sequence genomic interval ATTCCTGCTTCATCCCCCATCACACCAGTATCAATTCCCACTTCAACACCTGTTATATCTCAGCCAAAGACCGAACCAGGAACCAAATGTCCTCTCATAGCAGTAGCTGCGAGATTGCTTTCCCCTCCTTCTGCTAGGTCAAAGTCCTTAGACAATGCAAGAAGCAGGAAAGCAAACACAAGAGGTGGAGGCAAGAAGCCTAGTGGCAAAGGTGCAGAGAGGTCAGAGTCTGAACCAAGAAGTATTATGAATGGACATACCCTTGTGCAGAATGGACCATCTGAAGAGGAAGAATCCATATCCTTCAATGTATCCTCATCTGATGCTGAAGAAAAGTGTACAGAAATAgtagaggaaaagacagaagCAAATGTAGAACTTGAGTCATATCAAAATACAGAGGTTACACCTGATGAAAAAGTAATGGAAGAGAACTTAGATGTGtcagtaaaagaggaagaaattgaaCCCAAGTCTGCAGATAGCACAGTAGATGGTGAGTTGCCAGATCTTGATAATTCATATGAAACAGATACTCCAAATAGAAGAGGTAGAGGGCGACCACCCAAGAGAAAATATGGGTCTGTTAAAAGTGCGGAAAGTGGTATTTCTTCAGGAAAGTCTAGTAAAAAATTATCAACTGTGGTCGTAGATGTCCATAATAGCATGAATGGTGAGCCACAGACTGTTGTTTCTGCATCCAAACCTGCTCTGCGTGGAAAGAAGACTTCACCtacaaagaaattgaaaaaaggaaTAGTTCTTCCAGGGGGCACTGATACTGAAGATACCAAAGATTCATCCCCAGCAAGTAAAAACCAAGCAAGATTATCAGATGAGAGTACTGAGGACAGTAGTCAAGTGAAAGATCTTGCATCTGTTCCTTCAGTTTCTGATGCCAAAAAGTCAAAATCCAGTACAGGTAAAAAGCAGACTGTCCCAATTGtgacaggagaggaaaaggaagatgataacaCAAGTGCCTCTATGAGCAATCAAACACCACAATTACAAGAAAGCATTCAAAGTACAAAGTTGGTGAAAGGTGTTCAAAAAGTCATAAATCAAGAAGTGCCCTCAGAAGCTGAATCTGTGACTGCTACTGCTTCTAGCAATGACTCAAAATCAGCAAATAGTGTGAAAGAAAGTGGAGTTCCTaccaaacaggaaaataaaacagatgaTGTAGCTGATGGACAAATGGTAAGGGAGGGGCTAGGGGTTTCAGAATCTGAAAATTTAACTGAGCAGGAAAATTGCAAAGACAAGAGTGAAATTCCAGTTGAGAAAGCCAAAAAAGTTTCAAAGGCACAAGTGAAAAAGGGAAGTTCAGTCCCCAAAGCTAGTGTTCAGGTATCAGGTCTGCAAttagtagagagagaaaacaacacaaataataaaactccATTGCCTGTTGGGAAGAGTAAAAAGGCACCAAAAGCACAGACAAAGAAGAGTAGCACAGGATCAAAGGGTACAGTAACACCAAAAGCAAGTGAAAAGAGTAGTCCTGCAAAGAAGAAAGTGGCAGGTCCATCAAAGAAAGCGAAGTCGCCCAAGAACACCCAGACGCCACATGCAAAACTGCCTGAGCTAAATTCAGCCAAGAAGCAAAAACCTGTGATGGAAGTTGAAACACTACATATTGAGCCAAATGAATCACCAATTGTAGAAAGAAAAGCAGAGGttgacaatgaaataaaaaggcAAGAGGTAGCTGAGGAAGAAAGTGTAGTTAATGTAAATGTAAAGGAAGGCAGTGAAGCAGTAGAAGAAGTGGAAAATGTGATAGAAGAAAAACCTGTTGAATTACAGGTAGTTACAGAATCACAAGTAATTAAAGATACGGAACACGTAAATAAAGATACAGAACaagtagataaagagacagaacaTGTAAATAAAGAGACAGTGCAAGTAATGAAAGACAcagaacaagaagataaagacACAGAACAATTGGTTCCTGTAGttgaagaagacaaaaacaagaagaccATAGAAGAGGTTAAGCTATTAGAGGACGAACCACCTGCAGAAGCTCAAAAGGAGGAACAGCTTATCCTACAGGATGAtgttgaaataaagagagagaatttacTGAAGGAGAATAACAACTTGCCAGAAAAGCAGCCAGAACCTGAAGTACAAATTATGTCAGATGTCCAGGAGAATTTAACTATTGTAAAAGTGACAGAGGACACAGTACAGAAAGATACTAGCAAAGATGAAAGTATTCCAGAAAATCCTGAGGTGTTGGTGGATAATCAAGAAGAAAACATATCTGATGAACAAGCCCAAGAGAGTAGTATTATACCAAAGCAAAATGGAAGTATTACATCACAAGATGTAATAGGAGTAAGTCCTTCAACTACCTCGATATCACCAGAAACTAGTGCCTCAAATGCAAAGTCAAAGGAGAAAGTACCCAGGATATTGAAACAACTTCTTCAGGATGAAGGAGTCCAAAATATGCTTAAGAGTATGGGCGAAGAATCAATTACAGCACCAGAGGGATCACCAAGTGAGTCCAGTGTGCACAAACTTCGTCCAAAAAGGCCATCAGAACCCATGCTGTCTTCCTCACCAGAATTAGATGTTTTAGAGGCCTTCTTTTCCCctacaacaaagaaaaagaagcaaagaagtgAGGTGGACAATTTGTATATGGATGAAGGAGTCCTTAACCTATTAACAAGTCTAGAACCTTATTCCCGAAGACAGCCTCATCAAGATGATGCTGCCAGTGATATTTCCCAAGCCAGTAGCGCCAAGAGTGTAAAAGGAAACAAGTCCTCTAAAGCTGCCTTAGATGTGCAGGCtgatgggaggaaaagaaaacttAGTGGAGCCAGCACTGTAAGCAATACCTCAACTAGATCTATGCAACCTCCAGAGTCTAAGAAACCACGTTTAGATAACCAAGAATCCCCCCTTGGAGACCCTTATGAACTAGATACAGCAGAGGAATTCAAGGACCTGTCTGAGAGTCAGGAAACTAGTAATGTAGAACCAGTTCCTGCTCAGCcagtaaggaagaggggaaggccaACACTGCCACTATCTGTGAAGCAAAAGAACAAAGCAATAAGAATGCAACTGAAACTCCAAAAGCAGAAGCAGATGAGGGTGAACTCTGTTGTCAGTGCTCTACTTAGGGAAGATGATAATATGAACCTGGCACAGATTAAGGATGTGctaaagagggcgagagaagccTTCAGCTATccatcagaagaagaagaagtagtgacAGAGGAAACACCCACAGGCAAGGCAGTTCCACCAATAAAGATTAAATTAGCTTCCGAAAGTGTAACCATTAGGCACATAGCTCGACCAGGACCAGTTCAGGGTCAGcagacagcagcagcagcaccattgGGAGGTGCAGTGGATGTACAGGGAATTAAACCAACACCTAAACCAATGGCAGTTGATGCATCTTGTAGTAGACCCTTAGCTAAAACTGTGACAGAGACTAGGATATCGCCAAAGACTTATGCAGAGAAGACGAGGACCTATCCAGAACGAAGGACGCCCCCACCACaacaaagaagaatagagaacATCACCAGTCCTACAGCAGCAAGTAAGTACAAATTTTGTGTTGGTCTTTTAGATTCTTAGGTATAATGTGGATGGGTATTTTCATATAAGAATTGCCTTcagatagaattttttttttttttttaattttatatccaAGTCAATAAATCTCTTGATTATGAAAAAATTATTtgtgagaaacagaggaggggttTATAGTGTAGGCTGTGAGGAAATAGTTGATTAGTGATCTTTGgtactctcttctttttccacttGATCTTCACAAGTTTGGGTCTAGATTTATTCCAACTTGGTGATTATTTTTAATTCACTGAACAGGTTAAACAAGAATGAATGCCAGTCTATTACTATTGGTCCAAGTCAGTggttcccaacttttttttttctttacttttttgtgtAACCCTTTTTGTAATACATTTGCAACCCCTTGGAGATCATcagtctttcttttatatttttctagcAACATATTTCAggcagagtgagtgtgtgtgtgtgtgtttgtgagtgtgtgtgtgtgtgtgtgtgtgtgtgtgtgtgtgtgtgtgtgtgtgtgtgtgtgtgtgtgtgtgttgtgcgtgtgttgtgcgtgtgtgtgtgtgagagagagagagagagagagagagagagagagagagagagagagagagagagagagagagagagagagagagagagttttatttgcctgtttatgatataatataacttTCCCAAGACTTCACAACCTCTCCACTAACCATTTTTGTTTAAGACCACCAGTTGGGAACCACTGATTGTAGCAATTTGTTTGTTTACCAGAACATGTGAAAAGTCTAGGGACATTGTGTGCCATATTTTACAACATGCACAATGTTGATGTTCCTGTGatcaatactttttttctttatgttttcctgtctttattaccttttgttcttcctttccatattttttattttttttccttttttcatgatTCTTCTttgcatccccctcctcctcctcctcctcctcctcctcctcctcctcctcctcctcctcctcctcctcctcctcctcctcctcctcccccctcctcccccccctcctcccccccctcctcccctcctcctcctcctcctcctcctcctcctcctcctcctcctcctcctcctcctcctcctcctcctcctcctcctcctccccctcccaaacacacacacacacacacacacacacacacacacacacccctaccttTCCTTCCTGCACAACACTGCCTCTGTTCTCCCTCGACTTTTTCCCCACTAttcatcctttcttcctatttGTCTTCAACTTTGGGTGCCTAATATTTTTTCACTATAGTAtttgttttaaaattaatttCCTGTGATTTAGTTGTTATGCATTTCATAGTGGCCTATGTGTTTGTGAGATgtgtaatgatatgaatatgtgtttgcacttgtatgtgtatatatatatgtgtgtgtgtgtatgaatcgtGTATTGTATTCATGTGCTTGCATGGAGGGGTATCTGTGTTCTGGAATGTGTAATTCTCTGTTCATCATCCAAAGTTTGAAGGGATGTCTGTACTGTGAAAATTATGCTATTGGgatattttaaatgtttttgaGAGGTTGGAGAGAAAggtgttcttgttgttgatgAGAAGTGATACATTTTTTTAGTAATGGTCTCTGGAGTATTTGGTGAGGTAACTTCATAACAGACAAATATGCGGTATTTGCAcatttgttgctgttatcatggttattgtttcATGTGTTGAAATATGGAAATTACATGGTTCTTGATGATGAAACAGGATTATTACTATGAGGCTGTGTAGAGGTAAGGATTTAATACTGTGTACTTTACCCATTTGGTATGAATATCATTGCAATTAGATTACTATTTTTATACAAGGGCTTTGAAAATTCTTTAATTACAGATATTTCTTTCCAGTTACACAAAGATTATGCCCTATTGAAAAgggatatttttatatttccttctgttgtgatgtgcccatgagacacacacacacacacacacacacacacacacacacacacacacacactctctctctctctctctctctctctctctctctctctctctctctctctctctctctctctctctctctctctctctctctctctctctctctctctctctctctctctctctctctctctctctctctctctctctctctctttctctctctctctctctctctctctctctctctctctctctctctctctctctcctcctctctctctctccctccctccctccctccctccctccctccctccctctccccctccctccctccctccctccctccctctctccctccctctctccctccctctctccctctcccccccctcactcactcactcacctatgtatgtgtgtttgtgtgtgtgtgtgtgtatatatatatatatatatatatatatatatatataaatgtatatatatttatatatatattatatatatatatttatatatataatttatatatgtttatatagatatatattaaatatatatatagatatttattatgcatatatacatatgtgtatgtatgtatgtttatatatgtatatatacatatatatacacatacgtacatacatacatacatatacatatacatatatgtacatatatttatttatttatgtactacAATTCCTAATATACACTTTGTTGCAAATTCTACTGTACTTATCATTTCCCTTTTGTACAAGTAATGTGAAtcaatgtttaataataatgtcaataatgtcaATGTTTCAGGCTTCTCGTCACTAGTGAAAACTTTAGAGGCCACGGGACAACAGAAGAGCAGACAAAGGGCCGGAGGAGAGTCCCTGCGGCAGTCCCAGCGGGCCAGCGTGAGGCAGAGCGAAGGCAGCTATCACTACAGAGACATATCCCTGAGAAAGTTCAACAATTTCACCCAGATCATCTTGTCTCCTTCCACGACAAAGATGAAAAACGCCTTGAACTCACGGGTAAGTTgattctgttctgtttttttccgtGTGCGGGGGTGTGCTCTTCTGTTGTTTGTGTAGATTGTCTCTTTTCATGAGAGGGGGGCAAGAAAATGTTGTTAGGGGAAGATTTTGATCTGAATTATTATGTAGTTTTAGTTCATGAAGATGAAggaatggtcacacacacacacacacacacacacacacacacacacacacacacacacacacacacacacacacacacacacacacacacacacacacatatatatgcatattcatttacatatatatacatatacacatattcatttacatatatatacacatacatatggtagaaaaacccacaatgtaaaactagatttattgaaagtgagactacagtttcagaattcacctggattccatcctcaggcctcaggatggaatccaagtggattctgaaactgtagtctcactttcaatagatctagttttacattatggatttttctaccatagtatcaacacagtagagtgttttaccattcacatacacacatatacatacatatacatacatacacatacacatacacatacacatacacatacacaaactcatacacatacacatacacatacacatacacatacacacacacatacacacatacacatacacatacacatacacatacacatacagatacacatacacacacatacacacacatacacacatgtatatatataatgtacatatttacacagatacgtatacacatacacataaatatatatatatatatacatgcgcatgtgtgtgtaggtgtaggtgtaggtgcgtgcgtgcatgcgtgagcgtctgcacatgtgtgtgtgtgtgtgtgtgtgtgtgtgtgtgtgtgtgtgtgtgtgtgtgtgtgtgtgtgtgtgtgtgtacaaaattgTGCAAAGCCTGGCCCAaacgaatattcatatatatggatatgcatatacacagaaatgaatccataagtgtctgtctgtctgatatatgtacatttatctatccatctatctggtagatatgcatgtctagactggtagatatgcatttatttctgtgtatatgcatacacatagatatgaatattaattgGGTCAGGCCTTGCACAATTTAAACCCACCACCAGTATAACAGTATTACTAAAAATGACAGTAACTATCTCCTTGTTGACTTAACACTGTTACAACCATCTTTATGTGAACAAAATGCAAAGAACAAAACTGTAGTAGACAGTACATGTGTAGAAGGCTATggatgacgccttaaacattggttatacAGGGGTAGACATAGCAGTATGACgattgactctttatttctgaagagtacaacaagtgatAATAACGTACAAGACTAGTCTTGAGTCAGCTGTGctgaccagccctgtgggggcggaagactggtgagatgacctgagcccaTGGACCCTGGGGCACGACTGCTAAGGTcaacaaggtcagataactcgtcagctactccttgctgaagcgatggttctccCCTGGGCCTCGacccacgtggcaaacagccacgcggtctatggctaatgtcatacacaaatcgtgaTTATGCACAcagtatacatggatacatatgctCCTGGTACTGAAGAGTTAGGTTTCTTAAATgtttgagagagaaagtaagacaaagagataatacatctaatatatatatatatatatatatatatatatatatatatatatatatatatatatatatatatataatatataaatatataaatatataaatatatatatatatatataaatatataaatatataaatatataaatatatataaatatatctgtgtgtgagtatgcgtgtgcgtgcgtgtgtgtgtgtgtgcgcgtgcacgtgcgtgcatgcatgtttgtataagcatatgcatgtatggagCATGGAGCTACTTGTGCTTACACCAATATAATCAAAGTGAGGGCCCCTCCTACTATTAGTTGGCCATAACTCTATTCACAGCCAGATTTTGTTCATTGCTTCTGTCATATGTTAAAAGGATGTGTAAAAAgcaaggtttgtgtgtgtgtgtgtgtgtgtgtgtgtgtgtgtgtgtgtgtgtgtgtgtgtgtgtgtgtgtgtgtgtgtgtgtgtgtgtgtgtgtgtgtaggtaggtatttTAGGCTACTTTCAGTAATGCAGTcatcagtagaaaaaaaatagcaataataacattaataatgataatgacatcatttCCAAGAAAGTATGATTTATACATAgctcctcttttctttatctaggTCTTGCGAGAGCTCTGTGAGGCCCTGAACATTCTGAAGAGAGATGACTCTGTGAGAATGGTGCTGCTGACTGCCACAGGCTCCACCTTCTGCCAGGGCATAGATTTGACAGCTCTCCAGCATCCTAATCTAGAGACTCGCAAGAAGAATGCTGAGAATCTTGTGAGAGGAATAAAGTAAGTTGAACCCTTTTACTTAGATGACATGCGCGTGTGTCCTTTGTATTCATATCTGAAAGGTATTGTggcaaaaaaaaacatctatagaACCTTACATGATCGTGAATTCGGTGTCTTATAATTTAGATGAGGCCAGGTGAAAGAAAAGCGGTTCCCATAAACCAATTTATCTGTAAAGTAAAGAGAATATAAAgttctggtaatgataataaatacagtcACAACTGGAGCCTCAGTTCCGCATCTGTGTGTGATGTGATGGGATATCATCCCGACAAATGggatttaaatgataatgatgataataagaataatgatgatgataacagtagataacaatagtgatattgatgatgatgatagtattaatgatgaaaatatattaataataatgatgataataattaaaagg includes:
- the LOC125026387 gene encoding nascent polypeptide-associated complex subunit alpha, muscle-specific form-like isoform X1, producing MMAATAAWEGTGRPPTDELQTPPGRSAQPPLGASAGTTPTLLHDSAQSTAKDSPATGKKDVRSTVRVTVNLPVSTPTGTKLAVTTRSESPAGGEGLKVEPKNLDQEKEIALSQLQELEEAIKVRKVTKVDGRKIRWIEYRARKKQEEQEKAAEAKKKGRRSKGVENSENDSTIVNNNNNNKSESNMKVEVVSPPLSVVGRSNVLESMKQQFLQGTENVGEPIANGKTDNQTETVETNQKRKSGRTRKSVNAQKGSSPKGNTPKNTTPKGSTLKESNGKGVNRRSATPKGVASKGGQKGTVNTPDSSATNSPVIVNTPATSPPVTPITPDQPLSATLKKPFFPVRSLTKGLREVRKVENGESPKKSDDRTPIPASSPITPVSIPTSTPVISQPKTEPGTKCPLIAVAARLLSPPSARSKSLDNARSRKANTRGGGKKPSGKGAERSESEPRSIMNGHTLVQNGPSEEEESISFNVSSSDAEEKCTEIVEEKTEANVELESYQNTEVTPDEKVMEENLDVSVKEEEIEPKSADSTVDGELPDLDNSYETDTPNRRGRGRPPKRKYGSVKSAESGISSGKSSKKLSTVVVDVHNSMNGEPQTVVSASKPALRGKKTSPTKKLKKGIVLPGGTDTEDTKDSSPASKNQARLSDESTEDSSQVKDLASVPSVSDAKKSKSSTGKKQTVPIVTGEEKEDDNTSASMSNQTPQLQESIQSTKLVKGVQKVINQEVPSEAESVTATASSNDSKSANSVKESGVPTKQENKTDDVADGQMVREGLGVSESENLTEQENCKDKSEIPVEKAKKVSKAQVKKGSSVPKASVQVSGLQLVERENNTNNKTPLPVGKSKKAPKAQTKKSSTGSKGTVTPKASEKSSPAKKKVAGPSKKAKSPKNTQTPHAKLPELNSAKKQKPVMEVETLHIEPNESPIVERKAEVDNEIKRQEVAEEESVVNVNVKEGSEAVEEVENVIEEKPVELQVVTESQVIKDTEHVNKDTEQVDKETEHVNKETVQVMKDTEQEDKDTEQLVPVVEEDKNKKTIEEVKLLEDEPPAEAQKEEQLILQDDVEIKRENLLKENNNLPEKQPEPEVQIMSDVQENLTIVKVTEDTVQKDTSKDESIPENPEVLVDNQEENISDEQAQESSIIPKQNGSITSQDVIGVSPSTTSISPETSASNAKSKEKVPRILKQLLQDEGVQNMLKSMGEESITAPEGSPSESSVHKLRPKRPSEPMLSSSPELDVLEAFFSPTTKKKKQRSEVDNLYMDEGVLNLLTSLEPYSRRQPHQDDAASDISQASSAKSVKGNKSSKAALDVQADGRKRKLSGASTVSNTSTRSMQPPESKKPRLDNQESPLGDPYELDTAEEFKDLSESQETSNVEPVPAQPVRKRGRPTLPLSVKQKNKAIRMQLKLQKQKQMRVNSVVSALLREDDNMNLAQIKDVLKRAREAFSYPSEEEEVVTEETPTGKAVPPIKIKLASESVTIRHIARPGPVQGQQTAAAAPLGGAVDVQGIKPTPKPMAVDASCSRPLAKTVTETRISPKTYAEKTRTYPERRTPPPQQRRIENITSPTAASFSSLVKTLEATGQQKSRQRAGGESLRQSQRASVRQSEGSYHYRDISLRKFNNFTQIILSPSTTKMKNALNSRVLRELCEALNILKRDDSVRMVLLTATGSTFCQGIDLTALQHPNLETRKKNAENLVRGIKDFLKALVQFPKPIVAGVNGNAMGLGVTMLPLFDMVIANDKAEFYLPYAKLGQVPEGGATYTFPSILGKLQSTQLFLGHKVTAAKAQEMGLASESIWPATYQQELIPKVALLASQSAQSMEATKALMNHHLVTKLELSLESECRLLLQQWTSPHFTHLCKRFLESHHVQLQKPVNLPL
- the LOC125026387 gene encoding nascent polypeptide-associated complex subunit alpha, muscle-specific form-like isoform X2, with the translated sequence MLQDTYSTKLAVTTRSESPAGGEGLKVEPKNLDQEKEIALSQLQELEEAIKVRKVTKVDGRKIRWIEYRARKKQEEQEKAAEAKKKGRRSKGVENSENDSTIVNNNNNNKSESNMKVEVVSPPLSVVGRSNVLESMKQQFLQGTENVGEPIANGKTDNQTETVETNQKRKSGRTRKSVNAQKGSSPKGNTPKNTTPKGSTLKESNGKGVNRRSATPKGVASKGGQKGTVNTPDSSATNSPVIVNTPATSPPVTPITPDQPLSATLKKPFFPVRSLTKGLREVRKVENGESPKKSDDRTPIPASSPITPVSIPTSTPVISQPKTEPGTKCPLIAVAARLLSPPSARSKSLDNARSRKANTRGGGKKPSGKGAERSESEPRSIMNGHTLVQNGPSEEEESISFNVSSSDAEEKCTEIVEEKTEANVELESYQNTEVTPDEKVMEENLDVSVKEEEIEPKSADSTVDGELPDLDNSYETDTPNRRGRGRPPKRKYGSVKSAESGISSGKSSKKLSTVVVDVHNSMNGEPQTVVSASKPALRGKKTSPTKKLKKGIVLPGGTDTEDTKDSSPASKNQARLSDESTEDSSQVKDLASVPSVSDAKKSKSSTGKKQTVPIVTGEEKEDDNTSASMSNQTPQLQESIQSTKLVKGVQKVINQEVPSEAESVTATASSNDSKSANSVKESGVPTKQENKTDDVADGQMVREGLGVSESENLTEQENCKDKSEIPVEKAKKVSKAQVKKGSSVPKASVQVSGLQLVERENNTNNKTPLPVGKSKKAPKAQTKKSSTGSKGTVTPKASEKSSPAKKKVAGPSKKAKSPKNTQTPHAKLPELNSAKKQKPVMEVETLHIEPNESPIVERKAEVDNEIKRQEVAEEESVVNVNVKEGSEAVEEVENVIEEKPVELQVVTESQVIKDTEHVNKDTEQVDKETEHVNKETVQVMKDTEQEDKDTEQLVPVVEEDKNKKTIEEVKLLEDEPPAEAQKEEQLILQDDVEIKRENLLKENNNLPEKQPEPEVQIMSDVQENLTIVKVTEDTVQKDTSKDESIPENPEVLVDNQEENISDEQAQESSIIPKQNGSITSQDVIGVSPSTTSISPETSASNAKSKEKVPRILKQLLQDEGVQNMLKSMGEESITAPEGSPSESSVHKLRPKRPSEPMLSSSPELDVLEAFFSPTTKKKKQRSEVDNLYMDEGVLNLLTSLEPYSRRQPHQDDAASDISQASSAKSVKGNKSSKAALDVQADGRKRKLSGASTVSNTSTRSMQPPESKKPRLDNQESPLGDPYELDTAEEFKDLSESQETSNVEPVPAQPVRKRGRPTLPLSVKQKNKAIRMQLKLQKQKQMRVNSVVSALLREDDNMNLAQIKDVLKRAREAFSYPSEEEEVVTEETPTGKAVPPIKIKLASESVTIRHIARPGPVQGQQTAAAAPLGGAVDVQGIKPTPKPMAVDASCSRPLAKTVTETRISPKTYAEKTRTYPERRTPPPQQRRIENITSPTAASFSSLVKTLEATGQQKSRQRAGGESLRQSQRASVRQSEGSYHYRDISLRKFNNFTQIILSPSTTKMKNALNSRVLRELCEALNILKRDDSVRMVLLTATGSTFCQGIDLTALQHPNLETRKKNAENLVRGIKDFLKALVQFPKPIVAGVNGNAMGLGVTMLPLFDMVIANDKAEFYLPYAKLGQVPEGGATYTFPSILGKLQSTQLFLGHKVTAAKAQEMGLASESIWPATYQQELIPKVALLASQSAQSMEATKALMNHHLVTKLELSLESECRLLLQQWTSPHFTHLCKRFLESHHVQLQKPVNLPL